A region of the Planctomycetota bacterium genome:
AAATAGATTTAGCTCACCTTATGTTTGGCAACCCACTTCCTGATTGATTGCAAAATCCTCACTGAGGTTTTTCCGTCCCAATATGATGGAATCTTCGTTTTCTTGTAATTGCGCTTTGATTTCAATATCCGCGAGGCCGCTGAAACAATGCGCGTGGACTCTGTCCCGACCAGTTGATTAGTCCCCTGCCGCAAGGTCTCTGTCCACTCCGTCTCATCCCGCAAGGTCAGGCACGGAACATCCAGAACAGATGTCTCTTCCTGCACCCCGCCGGAATCGGTCAGGACTAAACGCGCATTCATCAATAAGTTTATGCTATCCAGATAACTCACCGGCTCGATAATAATAATGCCCTTCTCTTCTCTCAATAACCCATCCAATTTAAACGCCTTCAACTGCTTCTTTGTCCTCGGATGTATTGGGAAAACAACCGGGATAACGCGGCTGATATCAACCAACGCCTTAACCAATCCGGTCAAGACTCTCTTATTATCCACGTTCCCGGCACGATGCATCGTCACCACTGCATAGCCATTTTTCTTAATACGCAACGATTTGGTTATTTGGGATTTCCTTACCGCGGACAAATATTGCTTTAAGGTGTCTATCATGATATTGCCAACGACGAATATATTCTTCGCCGGAATGCCTTCGTTCTTCAGGTTTAAAACGGCGTTCTTTCCCGGCACGAAAAGCATATCCGAAAGTGAGTCTGTAATGACACGGTTAAGCTCCTCGGGCATGGTCCGGTCAAAGCTTCTCAACCCCGCCTCAATATGCGCCAGCGGGATACAAAGCTTGGCCGCCACTAACGCCCCGGCTAAGGTTGAATTGACGTCACCGACCACAACGATGACATCAGGTCGCGCTTTCAGGACCACTTTTTCCAGAGCTATCATTATCTCGCCGGTCTGAGAGGCGTGCGAACCGGAACCGATACCAAGATGGATATCCGGGCGGGGAATCTTCAAGTCATTAAAGAACACCTTGGACATGTTATAATCGTAATGCTGTCCGGTATGGACGAGGGTGATTTTTATATCGGGAAACCCAACGGTGGCGGCTTTGATAAGCGGAGCAATCTTGATAAAATTAGGCCTGGCTCCGACCACGCATAAGAGATTGTTCATTGGTTCAATAGCTCGATAGTTCATTAGCTAATCAGTTCAACGGTTCACCAGTTCATTAGTTCAATAGACCCTTAATCCTGTTCGGATGATTTTATCAGCCGTAAAGAAGATTTTATTAAGCCGCTGATAAGCTTGCTGACCGCAATCGTTTGGTTATAGGCATTATCAAAGGCTTCTTTTTCCAGATATTTCCGGTCCAATAAAACATACAAATGGCTTTGCAATTCCAAAACAGAACCCCGCGCATGTAAATAGAATGTCTTTTGGTCTTTGGATGAATACCTGCCAAACCCTTCGGCGATATTTGCCATGACAGAAACCGCTGTCCGGCGCACGTGGCGTTTTAAATCCGGGTCTTTGGTATCTGATGTAATGTCGTATGTAATGTTCATCAGTTTTCTTGCCTCCTGCCAGGCAATCAAATCCTCAAACCGTTCAATTTTCATAGTATTGTATTATGAACTTCTGAACAAATGAACTGGTAAACTTCTGCCCCATTGAACCAATGAACAATTGGACTAATGAACTTATTTCTTCTTCTCCGCCAGAGCGCCGACAAGCCTTGCCATTTTCTGAGGCAGGGCATCAAGCGCCCAGGCAAGCCTGGTGAGCGGCGATTTGAATCCGCCGGCGAGCCTTCCGAGCAACGCTTCGCGCGGAGGTATGCTGGCAAGCTGGCTGACTTCCGTAGCCGAGACATAACGCCCTTCGGTATAGCCGCCGCGGAAAACGAGCATTTTACCGGCATCGGCGTTCTTGGTTTTCCATGTGACCAGGGATTTGGAAATAGTGATGGGGTCATCGGATTTGCTTCCGGGCTCTCCGTAAACCAGGGCAACCGGTCCCTGGATGATTTCCTTGGCTTTTTCCCAGCCGACATCCTGGAAAGTAAAGCTGATTACGGCGTTCTTTGCCATATTCATCTTGACGCCCTGATTACGCAGGTGGGAGCGCAAATCGCTTGCTTCGCGGGCTTTCAAGCCCTGATAATTGACCATGACCCAGTTATTAAGGCTCTTATACTTTGAGCTTAATTCCTTAATCATCTGTTTCTTGACGACTTTTGACATAAATTAATTCCTTATATAGATACTATTTCCAGAATATTGAAAACGGATAGTTTAACAAAACGGATTGAATAAGGCAAGAAAAATATTATATGCTTTATATGACTACTCTTCCACCGATATGGCCACGGAATTATTTCTCCCCTCATTATCAACACAGGTAATAGTATGACGCCCGGGCTGAAGCGGCCAAAAAAGCCTTTCTGAAACACCAGCCTGCCTATAGAAACAACCATCTATAAACCAAAAAATATCATTGACCCCACTGGCGGCAACCACCTGAAGTTTAAGTTGTTGCGCTGAAAGCATGTTATCATTAATTAGGCTATATTTCTGTTTATTAGGAGGTGAAATAATATGCAATCCGCCATTATCCTTAACGGTTAAACACGCTGAGAAATGAGCTGGAACACCAGTAAATTGGCCGCTTTTCGCTAACCAACTATTTATCTCCGGAGACCAAACCTCAAAAACCTTATAATGATACTTACGGCCAGACATACAATTATAACACAGCCGATTACCAGTTCCATCATCCACCATCAAACGCTGATGAACGGTGCATGTTTTATATCTCTCTTTGGCAATGACTAAACGTGATTCAACCTGCGGACAATCTTTTCCCGCCAACATTCCACTGCGAACACAAACAGGTTTAGCTCCAAAACCGGATGGCGGCTCAAACCAGGTAACGGGTTTCCCATCATATATCTGTTTAAATATTTCAAATACAGCCGGAGCCGCTGAATTAACCGCGACTAACCCACGGCTTGGCTGGCTGGAAAAATTACCGAGCCACACTCCGACCGTATACTCCGGAGTATATCCAATAGTCCAGGCATCGCGGTGCCCGGAAGAAGTCCCTGTTTTCCAGGCGATTCTCGGCAACCGGTAAGATGAAGTGGAAACAACGGGAATATTCGGCTTAACCAAATCGTAACCGGGCAAAGGGATAATACGTTGCGGATCGGAAAGAATATCGGCAATCAAATAAGCCGCTTCAGGTGATATTACCCATCTTTGTTGCTGAACGCCTTTCATTATCTCTGAATCTAATAAGCAATAAGGCTGATATTCCCCTAATCGCGCTAAGGATGCATATGCGTTGGTTATATCTAACAAATTTACTTCTGCTGAACCTAAGGTCAAACCTAAACCATAATAATCAGCCGATTTAGTCAAGTTAGAAAAACCAGTCGCTTTAAGTAATTGATACAACTCTTTGCCTCCAACCCGTGTCAGTAAATGTAACGCTGGCAAATTAAGGGAACTGGTAAGCGCTTCACGGGCTGAGACCATACCTTCAAAACGATGCTCATAATTTTCCGGGTCATAATCCCGATAAGGGGTCGGCACATCAGGCAGAATCTCATCAGGAAGGCATAAACTCTTATCGAAAGCAAGCGCATAAGTAAATGGCTTAAGAGCCGAACCGGGCGAACGTGACGCAAGCGCTCCGTTAACCTGCCCGGAATGAGCCACATCAAAGAAATCATACGAGCCGACCAGCGCCCGCACCGCGCCTGTTTTATTCTCGATAACTACCACCGCGCCATTGCTTACGCCTTTTGCCTTAAGGACATCAACGGCAAAGGTGAGAGCATTTTCGGCGCTTCTTTGTATTTGCCGGTTTAATGTCGTAATAACCCGCGCGCTGGAAGTTCCCTCTACGGAACCTTTAACCAACTCGCAAAAATGAGGAGCAACAAACGGGGAAACAACCTTTTTATCCGGAACAATCGGCTCGTTCCGCGCTTCGGCGAATTCTGATTGGGTTATCAAATCCTCATCATACATCCGCTTCAGGACATAATCCCTTCGCTCCCTGGCACGCCCAGGATATTTATCAGGCCGGAACCGGCTTGGCGAAGCCGGCAAACCGGCTAAAACAGCCGCTTCGGAAAGGGTTAACGCGCAACTCGGCTTGCCGAAATATCTTAATGACGCCGCTTCAACACCATAAATATTACTGCCGTAAGGGGCGTAATTAAGGTAATATTCCAGTATCTCATCTTTAGACAGCCTAGTTTCTACTTGCAATGCCCGGAATGTTTCGATTACCTTTGCTTTAAAGGTTCTCTCTCTGGGCCAGGTTAACCGAATCGTTTGCATAGTCAGGGTGGAAGCACCGGATGTGCGGCGCCATTTTGTAATGTTATTCCACATGGCACGGCTGACCGCCAGCGGGTCAAATCCATGGTGCGAACGAAAACGCTTGTCCTCCACGGCAATCGTTGCCGAAGCCAAATACGGGTTCATCTGCGAAAGTTTGACCGGAAAACAATAATCCTCGCGCTCGTTAAGGTAAACCCTTAGGATATTTCCTTCACGGTCGCAAACGATTAGACCGCCTCTATCCCGAACAAACTCTTCTTTCGGGAACGGGAAGGCAAACCAAAGAATAATGAAACTAACCACAAAAAGGATAAATAATTCCCCGGCATATTTAAGCAGCCGCCTTCTCCACTTTTTGGTCAATCTTAATTTCATAGGTTAACTATTTCTTCACTTCCACGATTCCCGCGCCATTAACGCTCTTAATTGAAGGCTGGTACATGCAAAAAGCATTTACCGGCGCCAACATGAATTTACCTGCCGTAACCGCCCGAGTAACATAGTAATAGCACATGGATTTACTGCCCGGCAAATCGGTAAACAATATTAACCGGTCATCCCGCATTTCCACCCGGTCCGGGAAAAGTTTGTTTTCTCTTGCGGAACTCATCCATTCCGTCTGTTCGCTGGTTACCAGGCGCGGATTCTCTATTTCCAGCCCGGCAGGCAGTGCATCAACCACGGCAACATTATCCCGGTTATCAGGTGATTCGATAATCAATTGCACGATGACTATCTCGCCGGACTTGAATTGGCCGGGAGCAAGTTGCTTGCCATCGGTGGACAGGAAACTCCGCCGGATTTTTAATCCTTTATCATCTTCATCAACCTTTTTACTTAACGGAACTCCCTGCGCCGTCCAATAATAATAAAGCCTTCCTTCTCCTTTAACACTAACGGTAATTTCTTTGCCTCCGCCAGAAAGTATGTCCAAAGAAGGCGATTCTTTATGGGCAAATGACGCTATTTCTTTTCCATCAAACCTGACTTCGGCGGTAAAATCGTTTACTATATTAGCCTGCGCATGCGCGTATTTCCCCAAGGCTAACAGGGCAAAGGCATTTTCCTGAGTATTATACCAACACCCGTTTTCCATCGCCTGATTCAAGCGGTTTACTAAAATAGGAATAGCTGCGCTTTCCGGCGCGGTATCTGCCAGCACGGAAAGGATTATGGCTGTTTCCCTTACCGGCGAAGCAAGTATCCCGCCTGTATCCTGCCGTTTGCCCGGCTCAGGCACAGGCGTGCCGATTAATTCCGAAAGCGCCTTCGGCTCGCCAGCAAGCGCCAACGCAGACGCCAATTGGTAACGGGAATAAACCGGCAATTTATCCCAATAATTGCGCAGTGTTTTCATCAGGTTTATTTCCGGCTCGCCGGCCAGGGCAAGGACAAAATGCGCGTATGCCTTAATCGATAAATTATCGCTTTCCTCATCGCGTGAAGAACGGCTCATTTTAACCAGCTCTTTCAGGTAATTAATAAGCGCCTTAAGCTCTTTTTCCGGCACGGAGTAACCGTTTTTCTTCGCCTCGACCAAAAGATGCGCTCCATAGACACTGCCCCATTCATACGGCGTAGTCCCGCCGGGCCACATGCTCAAACCGCCGTTAAAAGTCTGCATGGAAAGCAGGCGGTAGATTCCGGATTGCACGTATTCGGCTACCTCTTGCTTAATGAAACAATTCGGCATGGTTTGCTTGGCAATATCCGCCAGATAAAGCAAGGGGAAAGTGCCGGAAGCCGTTTGCTCGACGCAGCCATATGGATAATGTAAGAGGTAATTTATCGCGCCGCCCAAGCGCAAGGACGGTTGCACAGAAAAATTGAGCGTATAAGTATCCGTTCCGCTCATCAATCCTGAAGGAAACGAAAATACGGCGGATTTGCCGGCCGGGATTGAACCGCTGCCGACAAACTGAACCGGAGGCGCCAGCGGCCTGACCGGCAACTCAGTTTCCTCTTTGAGCGTTTCACCGTTTACCTGTGCAGAAAAAGTTATATGCGACACCCCAGGCGAATCACTCGCATTAAACGTAAAATAAATAGTCTGTTGCCCGTTCGGAGGAACTATAACACTTGTTTCATTTGCTCCGGCCAAGCCTAACGGACCATCCACGGAAATTCTTATCAAAGCCGAGGTTTCCGACGCAATATTATTATAAAGCGTTAATGGCGCGCTGAAACTATCGCCCGTGGAAAGGAAACGCGGCAGGCTGGATGAAATAATAAAGGGACGGCGAACCAGGAGATTACGGCTGTCACAACCGTATTTATCACGAGTTACGGCAACCACCATCAGGCGCAGGCTTCCGATAAATTCCGGCACATCGAAAACGATTTCACCCGTGCCGTCAGGATTTGTCTTGACGGTTCCGGACCAGAGCGCAACTGATTTTACCCGCTTGGCGTTAATCGGATTAAGCAACGACTGCATCAGACCGGGTTCACCGCTTCCGCCTTCCTCTGAATCAGAACCAACGTTCTTCTTTTCATATTCGGGCAATAACAGGGAATAAAAATCAAACATCTCGGTTGACAAACGCTTCTTGGCGAAAAAGAACGAATACGGGTCCGGGTTTTTAAAATCGGTCAAAAGGCAAATCCCTTCATCCAGCGCGGCAATGACCACTTCAGCCTCAACGCCTTCCCCTTTTTCATTCTTAACCGTAATCGGAATGGTTAATTTCGTCAACGGCACAATTTCATTAGGGATTTCCAGGGACACTTTCAGCCGGTTGCCCGGCGCATCTACATTTAACGGGACAACGCCATAAGCCCGATGAGCCGACCAAATCCCGCCCTTTTCCACACCTTTTACCACCGTCACCGAACAATAAACCGTAGGCGCAAAGCCTTCCCCGATGGGAATCCTAAGCTCTGCGGTGTTTCCATCCAGCTGAATGGACTGTGAAGAAAGCACCCGGTCGCTTTCCACGAAAACCAGCATCTGACCTGAACAGGGAGATTTTACCAATACCTTGGCAACTTCGCCTACTTGATATAAGCCTTTATCCGGCACTAAATCTATCTGTTCAGGCTTCTCCATTGACCAGGCAAGATACCCTTGGGGCGAATTATAAAATTCCAAAGCGGTGACGACATTATCTTTCGGTCCGCTCACCCGCACAATATATGAACCGCTTTCTTCAGGATTGAGCGTAAATTCAATTTTACCATCATCAGTAGTTATCATTTGGGGCTTGCCGACATCAACTTCCGTCCGCACGGATTCGTAACGATACCGATCACCGGAAGATTTCTTAAGCACGGTATTCCAAACGACCTTTTTCAAAACAATGTTAAGCGCCTTTTCCCCGCTGATTAATTTGCCTTCGGGCGTTACGGCAATAGCTTCAAATCTTATTCCGCTGCCCGCCACCTCGCTTGCCTGCTTCAACCCGATATAATAAGGATAAGGGTCCATTCTTATCCGCGTGCCGGTGGTTACACCCCGACCGCCTACTTCTTTAACAGTCGCATATACCGTCAAAAGCAACCCTGAAGGAGGCTGTAGTTTTTCAGGCACTTTTATAGCAAACGACCCTTCGCCATTTGCGCCCAATTTTAGGGGCGCTATTTTCTCCTTAATATTTGTGAATCCCTTAGTCTGGTCTCCGAATGTATAATCTTTCCAGAGCGCATTATCCGGCGGCTGGTAATTATCGGGCTTTACCGTATAATTAGCCGAGACATTTAAGCCCGATGCAGGCTGTCCAAAAAGATAATTGCTCTTTACGGTAAAAGTAATGGTTTCACCCGTATGGAAACGTTCGGCAGGAGCTTTGACTTCCGCCTTGAGCCGAACCGGCATATATTCTTCAACGCTAAAACTGCAGTACCCGATTGGCTTAGACTCGCCCGGAATATATAAGGATGTGGTATAATAACCTGTCGGGGCATAGTCCGGTATGGTAAAACCAAACTCTACCGTGGCGAAATCAGAAAGCACTGCTTTCAGCCGTCTTAAGGGGCGTTTATCCGGCTTTTCAATCTGAAGTTCCAAAGGCAACCCGGCGGGCAACTCATTATTCGCCGAACGGACGATAGCCCGCAAGTGCATCTCTTCCCCGGGCCGGTAAACACCGCGGTCGGTATAAAGATAGGCTTCGTATCCTTTGCTTAAATAAGAACGGCCGCCTACGTCAAAATCCGTATCAGAAAGCTTACATTGCTCTAATTTAAGGTAAGACATATCATCACCATGCGTGACAATGACTATATACGGTTCATTATCCTTTGCCCAATCCACTTCCATAAAATGCATTATCCCGTCGCGCGCCGTTTTCCC
Encoded here:
- the wecB gene encoding UDP-N-acetylglucosamine 2-epimerase (non-hydrolyzing), whose amino-acid sequence is MNNLLCVVGARPNFIKIAPLIKAATVGFPDIKITLVHTGQHYDYNMSKVFFNDLKIPRPDIHLGIGSGSHASQTGEIMIALEKVVLKARPDVIVVVGDVNSTLAGALVAAKLCIPLAHIEAGLRSFDRTMPEELNRVITDSLSDMLFVPGKNAVLNLKNEGIPAKNIFVVGNIMIDTLKQYLSAVRKSQITKSLRIKKNGYAVVTMHRAGNVDNKRVLTGLVKALVDISRVIPVVFPIHPRTKKQLKAFKLDGLLREEKGIIIIEPVSYLDSINLLMNARLVLTDSGGVQEETSVLDVPCLTLRDETEWTETLRQGTNQLVGTESTRIVSAASRILKSKRNYKKTKIPSYWDGKTSVRILQSIRKWVAKHKVS
- a CDS encoding four helix bundle protein, whose protein sequence is MKIERFEDLIAWQEARKLMNITYDITSDTKDPDLKRHVRRTAVSVMANIAEGFGRYSSKDQKTFYLHARGSVLELQSHLYVLLDRKYLEKEAFDNAYNQTIAVSKLISGLIKSSLRLIKSSEQD
- a CDS encoding 50S ribosomal protein L10 is translated as MSKVVKKQMIKELSSKYKSLNNWVMVNYQGLKAREASDLRSHLRNQGVKMNMAKNAVISFTFQDVGWEKAKEIIQGPVALVYGEPGSKSDDPITISKSLVTWKTKNADAGKMLVFRGGYTEGRYVSATEVSQLASIPPREALLGRLAGGFKSPLTRLAWALDALPQKMARLVGALAEKKK
- the pbpC gene encoding penicillin-binding protein 1C gives rise to the protein MKLRLTKKWRRRLLKYAGELFILFVVSFIILWFAFPFPKEEFVRDRGGLIVCDREGNILRVYLNEREDYCFPVKLSQMNPYLASATIAVEDKRFRSHHGFDPLAVSRAMWNNITKWRRTSGASTLTMQTIRLTWPRERTFKAKVIETFRALQVETRLSKDEILEYYLNYAPYGSNIYGVEAASLRYFGKPSCALTLSEAAVLAGLPASPSRFRPDKYPGRARERRDYVLKRMYDEDLITQSEFAEARNEPIVPDKKVVSPFVAPHFCELVKGSVEGTSSARVITTLNRQIQRSAENALTFAVDVLKAKGVSNGAVVVIENKTGAVRALVGSYDFFDVAHSGQVNGALASRSPGSALKPFTYALAFDKSLCLPDEILPDVPTPYRDYDPENYEHRFEGMVSAREALTSSLNLPALHLLTRVGGKELYQLLKATGFSNLTKSADYYGLGLTLGSAEVNLLDITNAYASLARLGEYQPYCLLDSEIMKGVQQQRWVISPEAAYLIADILSDPQRIIPLPGYDLVKPNIPVVSTSSYRLPRIAWKTGTSSGHRDAWTIGYTPEYTVGVWLGNFSSQPSRGLVAVNSAAPAVFEIFKQIYDGKPVTWFEPPSGFGAKPVCVRSGMLAGKDCPQVESRLVIAKERYKTCTVHQRLMVDDGTGNRLCYNCMSGRKYHYKVFEVWSPEINSWLAKSGQFTGVPAHFSACLTVKDNGGLHIISPPNKQKYSLINDNMLSAQQLKLQVVAASGVNDIFWFIDGCFYRQAGVSERLFWPLQPGRHTITCVDNEGRNNSVAISVEE